One Paenibacillus sp. FSL W8-0186 genomic window carries:
- a CDS encoding YusW family protein, whose amino-acid sequence MMQGTVMKITEHCIVVLCEDGTFRNLPHPPVMPGLGEKISVPVMAAPAHGNRYMRFLKKQWIYAASLILLLGAVFIFNYLQGAKQPVTFVAVDINPGLELVVNKHGRVDQVNLLNEDAMLLLSGKELENEDVYEALQLIFAQAEQQGYLDPESGKKWIWLSIVGVGEAAYAIDPHKITVQDKSYYVEVFALNEQQREKAQQEQLSLNKYIVKERAAEKGIPLSAEQLRSQSILSSLQEAGVDPLDLFDEGPKTEHIAALDQQVKDSNEDSKAVAEPPARQTSVQQEPILEEDSSANRVQSEAAGNGEIPEDSRRAQGADERNSVASVQQQPGTSAVQAQEEPAAEKTGKSPQAGSQDIVQKLNLEIKLAVDGKVKLDYKIKDGKPEAKLERKVKQNQEKQQGQQAVSFAENLLKQLDLNEQSDRKAVQSLLLSALKIEEDGWLELQFEAEYSNGGKLKFQLENPLKAQIKAEEKKQEQERKEQEKANKKAEAQDKKKDKDNDNNNDKNNGNAKGQGEKPQQANKPAQSGKKNHKNNDDDD is encoded by the coding sequence ATGATGCAAGGAACCGTAATGAAAATAACAGAACATTGTATCGTTGTCCTCTGTGAGGACGGGACTTTCCGGAACCTGCCGCATCCGCCGGTCATGCCGGGCTTGGGGGAGAAAATCTCCGTTCCTGTAATGGCGGCGCCGGCACATGGGAACAGGTATATGCGCTTTTTGAAAAAGCAGTGGATATATGCTGCATCGTTGATTCTGCTGCTGGGTGCTGTGTTTATATTCAACTACTTGCAGGGTGCTAAGCAGCCCGTTACGTTCGTAGCTGTTGACATCAATCCGGGTCTGGAACTGGTTGTTAATAAGCATGGGCGGGTCGATCAGGTGAACCTGCTGAATGAGGACGCCATGCTCCTGCTGTCTGGGAAGGAGCTGGAGAACGAGGATGTGTACGAGGCGCTGCAACTGATTTTTGCCCAGGCAGAGCAGCAGGGTTACCTGGATCCTGAATCGGGGAAAAAATGGATTTGGCTGTCGATTGTCGGTGTTGGAGAAGCCGCATATGCGATTGATCCGCATAAAATTACCGTTCAGGACAAGAGCTATTATGTTGAAGTATTTGCGTTAAACGAGCAGCAGCGGGAGAAGGCGCAGCAAGAACAGCTCTCATTGAACAAATATATCGTGAAGGAGCGGGCGGCAGAAAAGGGCATTCCGCTAAGCGCGGAGCAGCTGCGGAGCCAGTCCATATTGAGCTCGCTTCAAGAGGCAGGGGTCGATCCGCTGGATTTGTTTGATGAGGGGCCAAAGACGGAGCATATTGCAGCATTAGACCAGCAAGTGAAGGATTCAAACGAAGATAGCAAGGCTGTTGCTGAACCGCCTGCGCGGCAGACGAGCGTTCAGCAGGAGCCTATTCTGGAGGAAGATTCCTCCGCTAATCGCGTTCAGAGCGAAGCGGCAGGGAATGGCGAGATCCCCGAGGACAGCAGAAGGGCACAAGGGGCGGATGAACGTAATTCCGTTGCTTCTGTACAACAGCAGCCAGGTACATCCGCCGTTCAAGCTCAGGAAGAGCCTGCCGCTGAGAAGACGGGCAAATCGCCGCAGGCTGGTTCACAAGATATAGTCCAGAAGTTGAATCTGGAGATCAAGCTGGCCGTAGATGGAAAGGTCAAACTCGACTATAAGATTAAGGATGGCAAGCCGGAAGCAAAGCTCGAAAGAAAGGTGAAGCAGAACCAGGAGAAGCAGCAGGGTCAGCAAGCCGTTAGCTTTGCCGAGAATCTTCTGAAGCAACTGGACTTGAATGAGCAGAGCGACCGAAAGGCCGTGCAAAGCCTGCTGCTATCAGCGCTGAAGATCGAAGAAGATGGATGGCTCGAGCTGCAATTCGAGGCTGAATATTCGAATGGCGGCAAACTGAAATTCCAACTCGAAAATCCCTTGAAGGCTCAGATAAAGGCAGAGGAAAAAAAGCAGGAACAGGAGAGGAAGGAACAGGAGAAAGCAAATAAGAAGGCAGAGGCGCAGGATAAGAAAAAGGACAAAGACAACGATAACAATAATGACAAAAACAACGGTAATGCGAAGGGGCAAGGGGAGAAGCCGCAACAGGCAAACAAGCCGGCCCAATCCGGCAAGAAGAACCATAAAAATAATGACGATGATGATTAA
- the sigI gene encoding RNA polymerase sigma-I factor, whose translation MDRPLEQILKKVQEEGSTAERNMLIEHYRPFILRTVSHVCKRQIGWNHDESSVGLIAFNEAIDRYNETLGKSFDNFAFMLIRNRLVDEFRKQGTILRSESVIYDHVQDEFAQTALEIASAMEAYEREQTAFELAQELMLYDETLQEYGVSLEELEDYSPKHRDSRQQFIQMAKLFSGHADWVEILHTTKRLPMKEMLDFFKVSRKTLERNRKYLIALVLIYSSEEFERIRSTVSFADVGE comes from the coding sequence ATGGACAGGCCACTAGAACAGATACTGAAGAAAGTCCAGGAAGAGGGCAGCACAGCAGAAAGGAATATGCTGATTGAGCATTATCGTCCATTTATCCTTCGCACGGTTTCGCATGTCTGCAAGCGGCAAATCGGGTGGAACCATGACGAGTCAAGCGTGGGTCTGATCGCTTTTAACGAAGCGATTGATCGTTATAACGAAACACTGGGCAAATCATTTGATAATTTCGCTTTTATGCTGATTCGCAATCGTCTTGTGGATGAATTTCGCAAACAAGGAACCATCTTGCGCTCTGAGAGTGTCATTTACGACCATGTTCAGGATGAATTCGCGCAAACCGCACTGGAAATCGCCAGCGCCATGGAAGCCTACGAGCGGGAGCAGACGGCGTTCGAATTGGCGCAGGAGCTTATGCTCTATGATGAAACGCTGCAGGAATACGGTGTATCCTTAGAGGAATTAGAGGATTATTCTCCCAAACACCGGGATTCCCGCCAGCAATTTATTCAGATGGCCAAGCTTTTTAGCGGGCATGCGGATTGGGTCGAAATTTTACATACAACAAAGCGTCTGCCGATGAAGGAGATGCTTGATTTTTTTAAGGTAAGCCGTAAAACATTAGAAAGAAACCGCAAGTATTTGATCGCGCTTGTTCTCATTTATTCCAGCGAGGAATTTGAGCGGATTCGCAGTACCGTTTCATTTGCGGATGTAGGGGAGTGA
- a CDS encoding phosphotransferase, with protein MLRMILEQYPPEYNGRIQQGASGWNNTTYFVEGRSRRSVLRIYETHQDLEKIRFEHIVLQALNDERTLNYQVPRPVRTNSGETTVRLEDGTGRYACMFEYIEGTRLQGDESTAAQSFGEAAGEMLSRLAEIDPGMQPSYRPYYELPQSYPICTREAVLEFCQQPPPPFMDLREPLGELGLAYQGVLERLDGLEKLPQQLIHGDLNYSNLLVSEDDPAQVTALLDFEFCTKDVRAMEPAVIISGLLGQGEDKDREAVNRFCQGFGSRVRLTGEELEAVPVLLRLRQIDVFLHFMSRFLQGTDGPEVLREQIRSTSAGLRQLERHGEWIKESLVRYIQI; from the coding sequence ATGCTGAGAATGATACTAGAACAGTATCCGCCGGAATATAACGGGAGGATACAGCAGGGAGCCAGCGGCTGGAATAATACGACTTACTTTGTCGAAGGCAGGTCGCGCCGCAGTGTCCTGCGGATCTATGAAACCCACCAGGATTTAGAGAAGATCCGGTTCGAGCATATAGTGCTGCAAGCGCTGAACGACGAGCGCACATTGAATTACCAGGTTCCGCGTCCCGTTCGGACGAATTCCGGAGAAACGACGGTTCGGCTGGAAGACGGAACAGGACGATATGCATGCATGTTTGAGTACATAGAAGGAACAAGGCTGCAAGGAGATGAGAGTACAGCGGCCCAATCGTTTGGAGAAGCAGCTGGAGAAATGCTATCGCGATTGGCGGAAATTGACCCGGGAATGCAGCCGTCTTACAGGCCGTATTATGAACTGCCCCAGTCTTATCCGATATGCACCCGCGAAGCCGTGCTGGAGTTTTGCCAGCAGCCGCCTCCGCCATTTATGGATTTGCGGGAACCGCTCGGGGAGCTGGGACTAGCCTATCAGGGCGTGCTTGAGAGACTGGATGGACTGGAGAAGCTGCCGCAGCAGCTCATCCACGGAGATCTCAACTATTCCAATCTGCTCGTAAGTGAGGATGATCCGGCGCAGGTAACGGCATTGCTCGATTTCGAGTTCTGCACGAAGGATGTCCGGGCGATGGAGCCGGCTGTCATCATTTCAGGGCTGCTCGGCCAGGGCGAGGACAAAGACCGTGAGGCTGTCAACCGGTTCTGTCAGGGGTTTGGCAGTAGGGTCCGCCTTACAGGGGAAGAGCTCGAGGCTGTCCCGGTGCTGTTGCGGCTGCGTCAAATCGATGTGTTTCTGCATTTTATGAGCCGGTTTCTGCAGGGGACCGACGGTCCAGAGGTGCTGCGTGAGCAGATTCGCTCCACATCGGCAGGGCTTCGGCAGCTGGAACGCCATGGCGAATGGATTAAGGAAAGCCTTGTGCGTTACATTCAAATTTAA
- a CDS encoding cyclic lactone autoinducer peptide yields MMKKVAYASASMLSLFAAFVVSTASFLYIYQGETPEELLK; encoded by the coding sequence ATGATGAAAAAAGTAGCCTATGCCAGTGCTTCCATGTTGTCTCTCTTCGCTGCATTTGTTGTTTCTACGGCTAGCTTCCTGTACATTTATCAAGGCGAAACACCAGAAGAATTGCTCAAATAA
- a CDS encoding accessory gene regulator B family protein, with protein MINMMANRIAVQIKRTAPDHPASIAVLRYSIALLLNAVLIITLTLLLSAFTGRTHEVLVILVSFALLRQVSGGIHLNSGMKCVLATTALFTMLSLIELSAFYMVILNVIAAMLCLLFAPSRIQQQTRIPVQYYPLLKWISVLIVCSNFLIMSPVLSLSFAAQSMLLIKLRR; from the coding sequence ATGATCAATATGATGGCTAATCGAATTGCTGTGCAAATCAAGCGAACCGCTCCCGATCATCCGGCCTCGATTGCCGTTCTGCGGTATTCCATCGCCCTGCTCTTGAATGCTGTGCTGATCATCACTTTGACGCTGCTGTTGTCGGCTTTTACCGGCAGGACGCATGAAGTATTGGTTATTCTTGTGTCATTTGCTCTTCTTCGCCAGGTTTCGGGCGGAATCCATCTGAATTCCGGCATGAAATGTGTGCTTGCTACTACTGCGTTATTTACCATGCTGTCCCTCATCGAGCTCAGCGCTTTCTATATGGTGATCCTTAATGTGATCGCTGCGATGCTTTGCCTCCTTTTTGCCCCATCCAGAATACAGCAGCAGACGCGTATTCCTGTTCAATATTATCCTTTGCTCAAATGGATATCTGTGCTGATTGTATGCTCCAATTTTCTAATCATGTCACCCGTACTTAGCCTTTCCTTTGCTGCCCAGTCGATGCTGTTAATCAAACTAAGGAGGTGA
- a CDS encoding ATP-binding protein translates to MPKRKLIFISLIFLFMLTGCRFLWLHFFATPPHPVPVHGELDLRNWDPITDHSIIVDGQWEFYPNMFLIQNNDLPKSIAAEPEYIQVPVSWRMPAMTGDNPNIGFGTYRLRIHVDPGKGRSFGFHIPSISSSSEVYVNGQRVGQSGQPADRKQAYKPLDIPYTAYYNLENGALLDLVIQVANFDDTTKGGIVRSIQFGLENVLDRDQLFAADMVRFACVAYMIHALYGVVLYFVGNRDKRLLYFSGMITCIVLGTLVDGERLLFAWIPFNYEWSIKILFLTMISGGFFLLQSIRFRLPYWLRTTGSLIYIIACIAAYISILLLPASTIFMLRGVYIVTMFIPCLLAPGVLFRSTLSSSRDNIFLLLAAIASINSLIWLFVLYFLRVQMVSYPFDLIIATICFASYWFKRYFQMMDESRKLATKLQRADKQKDDFLTTVAHELRNPLHGILNISQSVSDREKDTMGLKSAKDLELLETIGRRMSFMINDLLDLARIKENRITLQQSNVSLHSVAATVIDMLQFLTQGKPLRLSNQVQPSFPLVIADENRLIQILINLLHNAVKYSYAGEVAVEARAENGWAVISVRDAGIGMNADVLERIFEPYEQAAHPVAGGGFGLGLSICKQLVEMHGGTMKASSQPNKGSVFTFTLKLAVSSGQQSGSADQDHTKQELWGQDQRGALESAATGFEQMAAASEPASALSHPSHPQPSPLPGLSRVLAVDDDPVNLKVLESIFAAEPYEIVTATSGKEALALLDQRSYDLVISDVMMPSMSGYELTARIRSRYSVSELPVLLLTACSRDEDIEAGFRAGANDYVTKPMKATELKSRVKSLTKLKRSVNERLRMEAAWLQAQIKPHFILNTFTAIAELSKVDTDRMDALVEELNNYIRLSIDFQNSDQSAPLEHELSLVQSYLYIKKERFGDRLQVVWNVEDAIQVQIPPLTIQPLVENAVIHGILSRASGGEVTISITQSGHEVKVSVSDNGIGIEEAKLAHILNRQVDARTGIGLHNTDRRLKQFYGSGLKVESKLGEGTTVSFSIAKSHAGKTSY, encoded by the coding sequence ATGCCCAAGCGAAAATTAATCTTCATTTCTCTTATATTTTTGTTCATGCTGACGGGCTGCCGCTTCCTATGGCTGCATTTCTTTGCAACGCCGCCTCACCCGGTCCCTGTTCATGGAGAACTCGATTTAAGGAACTGGGATCCTATTACAGATCATTCGATCATCGTAGACGGCCAGTGGGAGTTTTATCCGAATATGTTCCTGATCCAGAATAACGATCTCCCTAAGTCAATAGCCGCAGAACCCGAATACATACAAGTTCCCGTAAGCTGGCGTATGCCAGCAATGACGGGCGATAATCCGAACATAGGCTTCGGCACTTACCGGCTGCGGATTCACGTCGATCCGGGCAAAGGCCGCTCCTTCGGCTTCCATATTCCCAGCATCTCGAGCTCGTCCGAAGTGTATGTCAACGGCCAGCGGGTTGGCCAATCCGGACAGCCAGCCGACCGCAAGCAGGCCTACAAGCCGCTCGATATTCCTTATACCGCATACTATAACCTGGAAAACGGGGCCTTACTTGATCTCGTCATTCAGGTGGCGAACTTTGACGATACAACGAAGGGCGGCATCGTCCGCTCCATACAGTTTGGACTGGAAAATGTCCTGGACCGGGATCAGCTCTTTGCCGCCGATATGGTCCGTTTCGCCTGCGTCGCTTACATGATCCATGCGTTGTATGGGGTAGTGTTGTATTTCGTCGGCAACCGGGACAAGCGCCTTCTCTACTTTTCTGGAATGATCACTTGCATCGTGCTTGGAACGTTGGTTGATGGCGAGCGACTGCTGTTTGCATGGATTCCTTTCAACTATGAATGGAGTATTAAAATACTGTTTCTAACCATGATCTCCGGCGGTTTTTTCCTGCTGCAATCGATTCGTTTCCGGCTGCCTTATTGGCTGAGAACGACAGGCTCTCTTATTTACATCATCGCCTGCATCGCCGCTTATATCTCCATATTGCTGCTGCCTGCCTCCACAATTTTCATGCTGCGTGGGGTCTATATTGTAACCATGTTCATCCCCTGCCTGCTGGCTCCCGGGGTGCTGTTCAGGTCCACGCTCAGCAGCAGCCGGGATAATATCTTTCTGCTGCTTGCTGCCATTGCGTCGATCAACAGCCTGATCTGGCTGTTTGTCTTGTATTTCCTTCGTGTGCAGATGGTTTCGTACCCATTCGATTTGATAATTGCCACCATTTGTTTTGCATCTTACTGGTTCAAGCGTTATTTTCAAATGATGGACGAATCCCGGAAGCTGGCCACGAAGCTGCAAAGAGCCGACAAGCAAAAGGACGATTTCCTGACCACGGTCGCTCATGAACTGCGCAATCCGCTGCATGGCATCCTGAACATCTCGCAATCCGTCTCGGACAGGGAAAAGGATACCATGGGATTAAAAAGCGCGAAAGATCTGGAGCTGCTGGAAACGATCGGGCGGCGCATGTCCTTCATGATTAATGATCTGCTGGACCTGGCACGGATCAAGGAGAACCGTATTACGCTGCAGCAGTCGAATGTCTCGCTTCATAGCGTGGCCGCCACGGTCATTGATATGCTGCAATTTTTGACCCAGGGGAAGCCGCTTCGCTTGAGCAACCAGGTTCAGCCAAGTTTCCCCCTCGTCATCGCCGACGAGAACCGCCTGATTCAAATTCTGATCAACCTGCTGCATAATGCCGTGAAATATTCATATGCCGGCGAAGTAGCTGTCGAAGCCCGGGCGGAGAATGGCTGGGCCGTCATTTCCGTTCGCGACGCCGGCATCGGCATGAATGCCGATGTGCTCGAAAGAATTTTCGAGCCTTATGAGCAAGCCGCCCATCCTGTGGCTGGAGGCGGTTTTGGACTCGGGCTAAGCATTTGCAAGCAGCTTGTCGAAATGCATGGCGGAACGATGAAAGCCAGCTCGCAGCCAAATAAAGGCTCCGTGTTCACCTTCACCTTAAAGCTCGCTGTCTCTTCCGGGCAGCAGAGCGGATCGGCTGACCAGGATCATACGAAGCAGGAATTATGGGGACAAGATCAACGTGGTGCGTTGGAAAGCGCTGCAACTGGATTCGAACAAATGGCCGCTGCTAGCGAACCGGCCTCCGCGCTCTCGCATCCGTCACATCCTCAGCCCTCCCCGCTGCCCGGCCTTAGCCGGGTGCTCGCTGTCGATGACGACCCTGTCAATTTAAAGGTGCTGGAGAGCATTTTTGCGGCCGAGCCTTATGAGATAGTCACGGCTACCAGCGGCAAGGAAGCGCTAGCTCTGCTTGATCAACGCAGCTATGATTTAGTAATTAGTGATGTGATGATGCCAAGCATGTCCGGGTATGAGCTGACCGCCCGGATTCGGTCGCGCTATTCCGTCTCCGAGCTGCCCGTACTCCTGCTGACGGCATGCAGCAGAGACGAAGATATTGAAGCCGGATTCCGGGCCGGGGCCAACGATTACGTGACCAAGCCGATGAAAGCGACCGAGCTGAAATCGCGGGTCAAATCGCTAACAAAACTAAAGCGCTCCGTGAACGAACGGCTGCGAATGGAGGCGGCCTGGCTGCAGGCGCAAATCAAGCCCCATTTCATCTTGAATACATTCACGGCGATTGCCGAGCTCAGCAAAGTGGATACCGACCGCATGGACGCCTTGGTAGAGGAGCTGAATAACTACATTCGGCTCAGCATCGATTTCCAGAACTCCGATCAGTCCGCTCCCCTGGAGCATGAGCTCAGCCTGGTGCAGTCGTACTTGTATATTAAGAAGGAACGCTTCGGCGACCGGCTGCAGGTCGTCTGGAATGTCGAGGATGCCATTCAAGTCCAAATACCGCCGCTTACGATCCAGCCCCTCGTTGAAAATGCGGTCATCCACGGCATTCTTAGCCGAGCCTCAGGCGGAGAAGTAACTATTTCCATCACACAAAGCGGGCATGAGGTCAAAGTGAGTGTATCGGATAACGGGATCGGCATCGAAGAGGCAAAGCTTGCGCATATTCTCAATCGGCAGGTCGATGCCCGTACAGGGATCGGTCTCCACAATACTGACAGACGGCTCAAGCAGTTTTACGGAAGCGGGTTAAAGGTCGAAAGCAAGCTGGGCGAAGGGACGACGGTTTCTTTTTCGATTGCGAAATCGCATGCCGGGAAGACGTCCTATTAA
- a CDS encoding TauD/TfdA family dioxygenase produces the protein MSTVGKSQVIEGTTVEVVPVAGRIGAEIRGVKLSPDLDQATAAAIRKALLSYKVIFFRGQQHLDDAGQEALTGLFGEAVAHPTVPIKQGTDYVLELDSQHGGRANSWHTDVTFVDAYPKASILRAVVVPASGGDTVWANTAAAYEHLPENLRNLADRLWAVHSNEYDYAAQRENVSKEAIEHHKKVFASTVYETEHPVVHVHPETGERSLILGHFAKKIVGLSTADSQAIINLLQSHVTRLENTVRWRWSVGDVVIWDNRATQHYAINDYGDQHRVVRRVTVDGEVPVSIDGRKSVTRVKE, from the coding sequence ATGAGTACGGTAGGTAAAAGCCAGGTGATTGAAGGAACAACGGTGGAGGTCGTGCCGGTAGCAGGCCGGATCGGCGCAGAGATTCGCGGCGTTAAATTGTCCCCGGATTTGGATCAGGCCACAGCTGCGGCGATCCGTAAAGCGCTGCTTAGCTACAAAGTGATCTTCTTCCGCGGGCAGCAGCATCTCGACGATGCGGGCCAGGAAGCGCTGACGGGCTTGTTCGGAGAGGCGGTGGCCCATCCGACGGTACCGATCAAGCAGGGAACGGACTATGTGCTGGAGCTCGATTCACAGCATGGCGGACGGGCGAATTCCTGGCATACGGACGTCACATTCGTGGATGCGTATCCGAAGGCTTCCATTCTGCGTGCTGTCGTCGTTCCGGCTTCCGGCGGTGATACCGTATGGGCGAATACGGCCGCAGCCTATGAGCATCTGCCCGAGAACTTGCGCAATCTTGCCGACCGCCTGTGGGCCGTTCATTCCAATGAATACGACTACGCCGCCCAGCGTGAGAATGTCTCAAAGGAAGCAATCGAGCATCATAAGAAGGTGTTTGCATCCACGGTGTACGAGACGGAGCATCCAGTCGTGCATGTCCATCCGGAGACGGGGGAGCGTTCACTGATTCTCGGCCATTTCGCCAAAAAAATCGTCGGCCTGTCCACGGCGGACTCCCAGGCGATCATCAACCTGCTGCAGAGCCATGTGACTCGCCTGGAGAATACGGTGCGCTGGCGCTGGTCCGTCGGGGACGTCGTGATCTGGGATAACCGCGCGACCCAGCATTATGCGATTAATGACTACGGTGATCAGCACCGGGTCGTGCGCAGGGTGACCGTGGACGGGGAGGTTCCCGTCAGCATCGACGGCCGCAAAAGCGTCACCCGTGTGAAGGAGTAG
- a CDS encoding LLM class flavin-dependent oxidoreductase encodes MGKTKRQMNLNVFIMNAGHHEAAWRRTDTQAERITDIRYFQRLAEIAEQAKFDSLFLADILAVGKNVQHGVSSFGLEPFTLLSALAAVTERIGLIGTVSTTYNEPFHVARKFASLDHISQGRAGWNIVTSGNEIEAGNFGREGHLEHRKRYERAREFLEVAKGLWDSFEEDAIIIDRDTGQFTDSTKVHALNHAGPHFRVKGPLNVPRSPQGYPVLVQAGSSEDGKEFAAEHAEAIFTAQQTLEEAQSFYSDVKSRLAKYGRHPDELKILPGICTIIGATESEAKEKEQELNELTIPAYGLNQLSSMLKVDLSGLPLDGPLPELPNIEAINGNKSRFQLVVDLARRDNLTIRQLIHRLAGGRGHRTFAGTAVQVADQLEEWFTQGGSDGFNVMPPYLPGGLEDFAAQVVPELQRRGLFRTEYAGRTLREHYGLKRPVNPYAARPLVSRLAGC; translated from the coding sequence ATGGGGAAAACCAAGCGGCAAATGAATCTGAACGTCTTCATTATGAACGCGGGCCATCATGAAGCGGCCTGGCGGCGCACGGATACACAGGCGGAAAGGATTACGGATATCCGTTATTTCCAGCGGCTGGCCGAGATCGCCGAGCAGGCGAAGTTCGATTCGTTATTTCTGGCCGATATTCTGGCCGTCGGCAAAAACGTGCAGCACGGCGTGTCCTCCTTCGGTCTTGAGCCGTTTACGCTGCTCTCGGCGCTGGCGGCGGTCACCGAGCGGATCGGCCTCATCGGCACCGTGTCGACCACGTATAACGAACCGTTCCACGTCGCGCGCAAGTTTGCGTCGCTGGATCATATCAGCCAGGGACGCGCGGGCTGGAACATCGTTACGTCGGGTAATGAAATCGAAGCGGGCAATTTCGGACGCGAGGGTCATCTGGAGCACCGTAAACGTTATGAACGGGCAAGAGAATTTCTGGAGGTAGCGAAGGGCTTGTGGGACAGCTTCGAAGAGGACGCGATCATCATCGACCGTGACACTGGTCAATTTACGGATAGCACGAAGGTGCATGCACTAAACCATGCCGGACCGCATTTCAGAGTGAAGGGGCCACTGAATGTGCCAAGAAGTCCGCAAGGGTACCCGGTGCTGGTGCAGGCGGGTTCCTCCGAGGATGGCAAGGAATTTGCCGCCGAGCATGCGGAGGCGATCTTTACCGCCCAGCAGACGCTGGAGGAAGCGCAGAGCTTCTATAGCGATGTCAAATCCAGGCTGGCCAAATATGGACGGCATCCCGACGAGCTGAAAATACTGCCGGGCATTTGCACGATCATCGGCGCAACAGAGTCGGAAGCCAAGGAGAAGGAGCAGGAGCTCAATGAGTTGACGATTCCTGCATATGGCTTGAATCAGTTATCCAGCATGCTGAAGGTGGATTTGTCGGGGCTTCCGCTCGACGGGCCGCTGCCTGAGCTGCCGAATATAGAGGCGATTAACGGGAACAAGAGCCGGTTTCAGCTTGTGGTCGATTTGGCCAGACGGGACAATCTCACGATCCGGCAATTGATCCATCGCCTGGCAGGCGGGCGCGGACATCGCACCTTCGCCGGAACTGCGGTGCAAGTCGCGGATCAGCTGGAGGAATGGTTCACCCAGGGAGGGAGTGATGGCTTTAATGTGATGCCGCCGTATTTGCCCGGCGGTTTGGAGGATTTTGCCGCTCAGGTCGTCCCGGAGCTGCAGCGGCGCGGGCTGTTCCGCACCGAATATGCGGGCCGCACCCTGCGGGAGCATTACGGGCTTAAGCGGCCCGTCAATCCCTATGCCGCTAGGCCGCTCGTATCCCGGCTCGCGGGCTGCTAG
- a CDS encoding ABC transporter permease, with protein sequence MYRGIKSSIAIFTFLLLWELAPRLGFVNVTFLPPLSIVVSAWWQLLLSGDLADHLLASLLRSVGGFFLAVAVSIPLGLAIGWWKGVAEFLNPLLEMFRNTPALAILPVFILLLGLGETSKIAIVFYACAFPLLLNTISGVRNVDPLLIKSARSMGLSPVNLFRKVILPASVPTIFVGIRQAGASSILVLVAAEMVGAKSGLGYLVQYTQFSFQIPQMYAGILTISVIGLIVNYLLVHLERKLTSWKQTYSE encoded by the coding sequence TTGTACCGCGGTATTAAATCGTCCATCGCAATCTTCACTTTTCTGCTGCTGTGGGAATTAGCGCCGCGTCTGGGCTTCGTCAATGTGACCTTTCTGCCGCCATTAAGCATAGTGGTCTCGGCCTGGTGGCAGCTGCTGCTCTCGGGCGATCTTGCCGATCATTTACTAGCCAGCTTGCTGCGCTCGGTCGGCGGATTCTTCCTGGCGGTTGCCGTGAGCATACCGCTTGGCCTGGCCATCGGCTGGTGGAAAGGGGTGGCCGAATTTCTAAATCCGCTGCTGGAAATGTTCCGCAACACGCCGGCGCTGGCGATTCTTCCCGTCTTCATTCTGCTGCTCGGGCTCGGGGAAACGTCGAAAATCGCCATCGTCTTCTACGCCTGCGCCTTTCCGCTGCTGCTGAACACGATTAGCGGAGTCCGGAACGTCGATCCCCTGCTGATCAAGTCGGCGCGCTCCATGGGCTTATCACCGGTAAACTTGTTCCGCAAGGTCATCCTTCCCGCATCGGTACCTACGATCTTCGTCGGCATCCGCCAGGCGGGGGCGAGCTCAATTCTCGTGCTGGTGGCGGCGGAGATGGTCGGCGCAAAATCAGGGCTCGGCTATCTGGTGCAGTATACGCAGTTCAGCTTCCAGATTCCGCAAATGTACGCGGGCATTCTGACGATTTCAGTCATCGGCCTGATCGTAAATTATCTGCTCGTGCATCTGGAGCGGAAGCTGACATCCTGGAAGCAAACCTATAGCGAATAA